In Dyella terrae, one DNA window encodes the following:
- a CDS encoding alpha/beta fold hydrolase — MMTRWIALALWPVALALGATATAAEASRQTHAQATSLSPSCKGKSSKVDDEGFVVIGGIEQWVTAKGDSCALPVLLFISGGPGNPLSGISDSVYGAGQRDFIVVQWDQRGAGMTYGRNPPAPDEKLTIERMAQDGNELAAYLARRYGKRKVILWGSSWGSILAVHMAKAHPELFYAYVGTSQVVNSIEMQSESYKKLLALTTDADDKDSLAVLHQVGAPPWTDPRSFGKVRRIIRKYEAKVTLPPPESWHRAPAYTTAKAEADYEAGEDYSFLNFVGLHGDGMLSKVDLPKLGTDFAIPVYFVEGAHDLLAPPELARRYYDAITAPDKGWVLLDRAGHDPNQDVVDAEYKVLRERVLPLVHDK, encoded by the coding sequence ATGATGACGCGATGGATCGCACTGGCCTTGTGGCCGGTGGCACTGGCCCTAGGCGCTACAGCAACGGCCGCCGAAGCCTCTCGCCAGACGCACGCGCAAGCAACCAGCCTTTCGCCCTCATGCAAGGGCAAATCATCCAAGGTCGACGACGAAGGCTTCGTGGTCATCGGTGGCATCGAGCAATGGGTGACCGCAAAGGGGGACAGCTGCGCCCTGCCCGTCCTGCTGTTCATCAGTGGCGGCCCCGGCAATCCACTCAGCGGCATCTCCGACAGCGTCTACGGCGCCGGCCAACGCGACTTCATCGTGGTGCAATGGGACCAGCGCGGCGCTGGCATGACCTACGGCCGCAACCCGCCGGCGCCGGATGAAAAACTCACCATCGAACGGATGGCCCAGGACGGCAACGAACTGGCCGCGTATCTGGCCCGGCGCTACGGCAAGCGAAAGGTCATCCTGTGGGGCAGCTCGTGGGGATCGATTCTTGCCGTGCACATGGCCAAGGCGCATCCGGAGCTTTTCTATGCGTATGTCGGCACCTCGCAGGTCGTCAACTCCATCGAGATGCAGAGCGAAAGCTACAAGAAGCTCCTTGCATTGACGACGGACGCCGATGACAAGGACTCGCTCGCCGTGCTCCACCAGGTCGGCGCGCCGCCGTGGACCGATCCGCGCAGCTTCGGAAAAGTGCGCCGCATCATTCGCAAGTACGAAGCGAAGGTGACCTTGCCACCGCCCGAATCCTGGCATCGCGCACCCGCCTATACGACCGCCAAAGCCGAGGCAGACTACGAAGCAGGCGAAGACTATTCCTTCCTGAATTTCGTCGGCCTTCACGGCGACGGCATGCTGTCAAAAGTCGACTTGCCCAAACTCGGCACCGACTTCGCCATCCCGGTGTACTTCGTCGAGGGCGCACATGATCTGCTAGCGCCCCCTGAACTGGCGCGACGCTATTACGACGCCATCACCGCACCGGACAAGGGCTGGGTGTTGCTGGATCGCGCCGGGCATGATCCGAATCAGGACGTCGTGGATGCGGAGTACAAGGTGTTGCGCGAGCGGGTGCTTCCGTTGGTTCACGACAAATGA
- a CDS encoding Lrp/AsnC family transcriptional regulator, with product MTSELDKPDRRILAIIQKDARRSAELIGSDVGLSASAVQRRIVRMREEGVILAEVALVDPKQAGMPLTMIVDVEVERERPELLASLKLWIASEPCIQEAWYVTGAGDYVLIIVARDVEDFEALMQRMVTENANVRRFQTRVALSTLKRGMFVPLDPPAEPGMHASNALRRKKEASSPAINRSRRGRSL from the coding sequence ATGACCAGCGAACTGGACAAACCCGATCGTCGAATCCTGGCCATCATCCAGAAGGATGCACGTCGATCAGCCGAGCTGATCGGTTCGGACGTTGGCTTGTCCGCTTCCGCCGTGCAGCGGCGCATCGTTAGGATGCGCGAGGAGGGTGTCATCCTGGCGGAGGTCGCGCTGGTCGACCCCAAACAGGCCGGCATGCCGCTGACCATGATTGTCGACGTCGAAGTCGAGCGTGAGCGGCCGGAGCTCCTGGCAAGCCTGAAGCTATGGATCGCCAGCGAGCCCTGCATACAGGAAGCGTGGTATGTCACCGGCGCCGGTGATTATGTACTGATCATAGTGGCGCGGGACGTCGAGGACTTCGAGGCCTTGATGCAGCGCATGGTGACGGAGAACGCCAATGTGCGCCGCTTCCAAACCAGGGTTGCCCTGAGCACGCTCAAGCGCGGCATGTTCGTGCCGCTCGATCCGCCGGCGGAGCCAGGCATGCACGCGTCGAATGCACTGCGGCGGAAAAAGGAGGCATCTTCGCCGGCCATCAATCGAAGTCGGAGAGGCAGATCATTGTAA
- a CDS encoding glutathione S-transferase family protein, which produces MKLLYQSHSPYARKVLVFAHEAGMAERIEVIHHETSPVHRNGDVFALNPLGKVPVLVCDDGTVLFDSSVICEYLDGLHDRPMLIPSERSRRFQALRNQAVATGLADAGIAARWESTRRPEALRWPTMLEGQLQKVIATCDYLEDYVQDHDTLDVGDIALACALSWVEFRRVHDFQPGRPRLSAWYRQLCARPSMMATQFSGNTIDQPQPAHPGGIDAVAMV; this is translated from the coding sequence ATGAAGCTGCTCTACCAATCGCACTCGCCGTACGCACGCAAGGTTCTGGTGTTCGCCCACGAAGCCGGGATGGCCGAACGCATCGAAGTCATCCACCACGAGACCAGTCCAGTCCACCGCAACGGGGACGTATTCGCGCTCAATCCGCTAGGCAAGGTGCCGGTGCTGGTATGCGATGACGGGACAGTACTGTTCGACTCCAGCGTCATCTGCGAATACCTCGATGGCCTGCATGACCGGCCCATGCTCATTCCTTCCGAGCGATCACGGCGCTTTCAGGCCCTGCGCAACCAAGCCGTGGCGACGGGATTGGCCGACGCTGGCATCGCAGCCAGATGGGAATCGACACGACGCCCCGAAGCCTTGAGGTGGCCAACGATGCTCGAAGGTCAGCTCCAGAAGGTGATCGCGACCTGCGATTACCTGGAAGACTATGTCCAGGACCACGACACCCTGGATGTCGGCGACATCGCGCTGGCCTGCGCCCTCAGTTGGGTCGAGTTTCGTCGCGTCCATGACTTCCAGCCAGGGCGCCCGCGACTGTCCGCCTGGTACCGGCAACTCTGCGCCAGACCATCCATGATGGCCACCCAATTTTCCGGGAACACCATCGACCAACCGCAACCAGCCCATCCGGGAGGGATCGATGCCGTCGCCATGGTTTGA
- the ppnN gene encoding nucleotide 5'-monophosphate nucleosidase PpnN, which translates to MSVFQPGSTGKQATVSARISPAGGLDILSRNEVVRLRDASGSGLHALLRRCALAVLTSGNISDDPRSMFEQYPDFDIQVLQQDRGIKIELSHAPAQAFVDGQIIRGINELLVAVVRDIVYVSTQLEQGGFDLDDSVGITHAVFEILRNARILKAQVDPNLVVCWGGHSISREEYDYTKQVGYQLGLRSLDICTGCGPGAMKGPMKGATIAHAKQRRRNNRYIGITEPGIIAAESPNPIVNNLVIMPDIEKRLEAFVRVGHGIIVFPGGVGTAEEILYLLGILLHPDNAGIPFPLIFTGPSQSAAYFEQIDRFLRLTLGDSVAQHYQIIVDNPAAVAHAMVKGIDKVRNHRLDNKDAFFFNWALSIPHQFQVPFRPTHENMRGLAIHRDRPRHELAADLRRAFSGIVAGNVKEEGVRAIEKHGPFEIDGDADVMTSLDELLKAFVVQHRMKLPGGTAYVPCYKVITQG; encoded by the coding sequence ATGAGCGTTTTCCAGCCAGGTTCCACCGGCAAGCAGGCCACCGTGAGCGCGCGTATTTCGCCCGCCGGCGGTCTGGATATTCTTTCCCGCAACGAAGTGGTGCGCCTGCGCGACGCCAGTGGTTCGGGCCTGCACGCCTTGCTGCGCCGCTGCGCGCTGGCCGTGCTGACCTCGGGCAACATCAGTGACGACCCGCGCTCGATGTTCGAGCAGTACCCCGACTTCGACATCCAGGTGCTGCAGCAGGATCGCGGCATCAAGATCGAGCTGAGCCACGCGCCGGCCCAGGCTTTCGTGGATGGCCAGATCATCCGCGGTATCAACGAGCTGCTCGTGGCCGTGGTGCGCGACATCGTCTACGTGTCGACGCAGCTGGAGCAGGGCGGTTTCGATCTCGACGATTCGGTCGGCATCACCCACGCCGTGTTCGAGATCCTGCGCAACGCGCGCATCCTCAAGGCCCAGGTCGATCCGAACCTGGTGGTCTGCTGGGGTGGCCACTCGATCTCGCGCGAGGAATACGACTACACCAAGCAGGTGGGTTACCAGCTCGGCCTGCGCAGCCTCGACATCTGCACGGGTTGCGGCCCGGGCGCCATGAAGGGCCCGATGAAGGGCGCCACCATCGCCCACGCCAAGCAGCGTCGCCGCAACAACCGCTACATCGGCATCACCGAGCCGGGCATCATCGCCGCCGAGTCGCCGAACCCGATCGTCAACAACTTGGTGATCATGCCGGACATCGAGAAGCGCCTCGAAGCCTTCGTGCGCGTCGGCCACGGCATCATCGTGTTCCCGGGCGGCGTCGGTACGGCCGAAGAGATCCTGTACCTCCTCGGCATCCTGCTGCACCCGGACAACGCCGGCATTCCGTTCCCGCTGATCTTCACGGGTCCGAGCCAGAGCGCGGCGTACTTCGAGCAGATCGACCGCTTCCTGCGCCTCACGCTGGGCGACAGCGTCGCGCAGCACTACCAGATCATCGTCGACAACCCGGCCGCCGTGGCGCACGCCATGGTCAAGGGCATCGACAAGGTGCGCAACCACCGCCTGGACAACAAGGACGCGTTCTTCTTCAACTGGGCCCTCAGCATCCCGCATCAGTTCCAGGTGCCGTTCCGCCCGACGCACGAAAACATGCGCGGTCTCGCCATCCACCGCGACCGCCCGCGCCACGAACTCGCCGCCGACCTGCGTCGCGCCTTCTCGGGCATCGTCGCCGGCAACGTGAAGGAAGAGGGCGTGCGCGCCATTGAAAAGCACGGCCCGTTCGAGATCGACGGCGACGCCGACGTCATGACCTCCCTGGATGAGCTCCTCAAGGCCTTCGTCGTCCAGCACCGCATGAAGCTCCCCGGCGGCACTGCGTACGTCCCGTGCTACAAGGTGATCACGCAGGGCTGA